The genomic window CTTGTCTCTAGCAGTATAGCTGAATTTCTCGTTCCTATACTATTGTGCTACGCCTTCTTTGAATTTGCTGCGGTTTCGCTAAATTGGCTTGTGCGAAACTACTGAGGCACTGGGCCCTGGATAGGGTCGAGTTCGTTGGGTGGACTTCAATAGTTGACTAATTTGTGTGGAAAACGTCGCAGAATTCTCATAATTTCAGTGGACGTCAGTAAACGGAAATTTTAGGGGAACCAACGATTTTCCTTAATAATTGGCTTGCCAACTCTCGATGATTCGTTTAGATTGTTCTCTGTCGAGTGTCGACAGAGTAGTTTCATATTTTGACCACGTTTTCTCCTTATACAGAGGCATGCGTGTCACCAGTTCTCCAATGGGGAAAAGTTTGGATCGGAGACCTATTACAAATCTAGATCTGTTACTTTGATTTTTAGTGTCTGTTTTATGTGGCTAGTTTAGCACCAGTATTGTTGCTTCTCGAATGGGGTATTTTGATGTGGTGGATTGGATCCATGTGCTCCTGTTCAGTCTGCAACTTTTAGCATTCTTCCTAATGGTTCAGATAGCTCATGATTAGTAGTTATAAAATCGAACTATAAAATAGAGAAAAAACAACTTTCTGTATGTTCTGTATTTGCTCTGATGACCCATTGATGCTAATTAATTGCTTCTATTCAGGAGGAATGCCTAGTGACGCCCTGTACCGGGAGCTGTGGCATGCGTGTGCTGGGCCGTTGGTCACAGTACCTAGACAAGGCGAGCGCGTCTATTACTTCCCCCAGGGCCATATGGAGCAGGTATTCACTGGTTTGATCAATCTTGTATTTTGTGGCGCCTCCGTGTGCACATGCATTTGGGGTTTCTTTTCCTCAAATTGTTCATGATTTCTTTTATAGCTTGAGGCTTCTACACACCAGCAGCTTGATCAGTACTTACCGATGTTCAATCTACCACCCAAGATCCTATGCAGTGTAGTCAACGTGGAACTACGGGTCAGTGTGTTTTTTAGATTCTGTCTGGTGCAACCTCCTTGCATGTGTGTTTTGGGGGATTGGTTATTCTAGGTACTGAACTGACAAATCTTATAATTGTGCTCAATCTGTTGAACTCTGCAATTCAGGCCGAAGCTGATTCAGATGAAGTTTATGCTCAAATTATGCTGCATCCAGAAGCTGATGTAAGTCTGCATAGTTTTACTCCTGAGAACATTCAAGTGTTCCTTTCATTTCTGTTTTTGGTTTGGTACTACTTCATTGCCTTTTTACATAAAATTACATGTACatacatttatttatttatcctGAATATGCTTGATCAGCAAAATGAACTCACCAGCCTGGACCCTGAACCAAAAGAACCTGAAAAATGCACTGCCCATTCCTTCTGCAAGACACTGACAGCTTCAGATACGAGCACTCATGGTGGTTTTTCTGTTCTTCGGAGGCATGCCGAGGAATGTCTTCCTCAGCTGGTTAGCATCAAAAGCATTGTATGACTCAAAGAGATTTCTTGACTAGCAGATATATATTACTGTGTATAACCTTTTGTAGGACATGTCTCAAAATCCACCCTGCCAAGAACTGGTTGCCAAAGATCTTCATGGCACTGAATGGCATTTTCGGCACATTTTTCGAGGTGTTTTGCACTATGCTTGAAAATTCCTTCTATTGAAAAATAGCCTTTCTTAATTTGTATTTATATCTCTTAATTTTGATGTAATCCGCTCTAGCGTTGCATAAACACAGAGATATTCTGTAGTTCCATTTCCATTTTTTAGTCTCATGCCTGCCTTCCCATGTTTCTTTCAGGACAACCCAAGAGGCATCTCCTTACCACTGGCTGGAGTGTCTTTGTTAGCTCAAAAAGATTGGTTGCTGGGGATGCATTTATCTTCATGAGGTACAATATCCTGACTCCCAGAGCATGATAACTGGAGAGGTTTGGTGCATTTTGCACCTGTCACCCAGCTTTTGGTTTAATTGGGGATTGTTGGAATCCGGAATCCTGCGTAGGTTGTAGCCAAAGGAGGTGGGAGGCTGGGGCTTTGGTTCCTGGCGGTGGCGAGGCTGAGACGCCGTGCTGTCTCTGTGTGTGTGCGCGTGTGGAAAGGCAGGGGTGACAGGGAGGGAGCAGGAGATTATTCAATCTCCAGCTTGTCTTTGTTAACAATAGAGTCTACGCTTTAGCCAAATCCTAACGAACACTTGAACTAATCCAACTTGACTGAGCCTATCGTCTAGGGAGTCTGGTGGCCAGGACCAGGCCCAGGTGCGTGTGCCCCTCTCAGCCAATGCATGCTGCGCCTGAACTAAGTGACTGAGATCCTATAGTTTTCAGCCATTGCATGCTGGTGACCAGGGCCAAGTCCAGGCGCCTCTCAGCCATGCATGCTGGTGACCAGGACCAGGTCCAGGCGCCTCTGAGCCACCGGTCCTGGCCACAACATCTCTCCCTCCCTcgacaaacagctcgtcctcgagctgaaacgtATACTACGCctaccataacatctctccccccctcgacaaacagctcgtcctcgagctgaaacgtCGGGAACGCGCCGCGGAAGGTGTTGACAGGCTCCCATGTAGCCTCCGCCTCAGGCAGTCCCGGTGGTGCCATGGTCGGCACCCTCATCCTGAGTCATCGTTGTCGTAGTCGGTCACCTCCAAGTAGAAGAGGCGCTGGCATTTGTGGCCGTGCCGGACGCCTGCTGCACGACCTGTCGCCGTGCTGCCGGTGGCGCCTCAGCTGCTCGCACTACCTGCTCCGCCCCTCGGCTCCACCGCGCCCATTCCGTCGTCTATCACCAGCCGAGCTCACCGAACGTTGCCGGCAAGGCCTCTGCTACAATTGCGACGAGCAGTATGTGTGCATCCACAAGTGCTAGCGACTCTTCTACTTGGAGGTGACCGACTTCGACAACGGCGACTCAGGATGAGGGTGCCGATGATGGCACCGCCGGGACTGCCTGAGGCGGAGGCTACATGGGAGCCTGTCGACACCTTCTGCGATGCGTTCCCGACGTTTCAGCTGTTTGTCGAGGgagggagagatgttatggtagGCGTAGTATACCAGTGGCTCAGAGGCTCCTGGACCTGGTCCTGGTCACCAGTATGCATGGCTGAGAGGTACCTGGACTTGGCCCTGGTCACCAGCATGGCTGAGGAGTATAGGATCTCCGTCAATTAGTTCAGGGGCAGCATACAGTGGCTGAGAGGGGCACGCACCTGGGCCTGGGCCTGGCCACCAGACGAGCTGGAGATTGAATAATCTCTCCCGCTACCTCCCTGTCACCCAGCCTTtccacacgcacacacacacacagagacacAGCACGGTGTCTCAGCCTCGCCGTCGCCGGGAACCGAAGCCCCGGCCTCCCACCTCCTTCGGCTACAACCTAGCAGGATCCTGGATTCCAACAGGGATGAACTTATATATTTCTGTACTCATTATGGATTACTTTTTACTTTATGCTGAATGGCAGAGGTGAAAATGGTGAGCTACGGGTTGGTGTAAGGAGGCTCATGAGACAAGTAAATAGCATGCCGTCATCTGTCATATCAAGCCACAGCATGCATCTTGGAGTCTTGGCCACAGCCTCCCATGCCATCTCTACTGGAACCCTCTTTTCTGTTTTCTACAAACCAAGGTTTGATATTTTTTGTTTGCTTTATCTATACATTGACTGCGGTACACTTATTAATGGACGTGCAACTATCCTGTGTATTTGACTGTACTTTCTATTTGCTAATTTCTCTCTGTTTCAAACTTCAAAGTCAATTCTGTACTCTGCTTCAGTTGTAAACAAGCCTTTTGTTTGTAGCTACTACATCCATTGAGTGATGTCTTATCCCTTGTCCTTTTCGTTGCACCAAAGTTACCTACTACGGTTGTCCTAGTTAGCATTAATGCGTGCATGTTTCGTTTCCTTCATAATCTTGCCCGCTAAACTTTATGCTCCTTTTCTGTGTTCCCAGAACTAGCCGATCTGATTTTATTGTGAGTGTTAACAAGTACCTTGAAGCTAAGAAGCAGAAAATATCTGTTGGAATGAGGTTTAAGATGAGAtttgaaggtgatgaggctcCTGAAAGAAGGTATGGTTTGGACTTGCGTTCATTTAAACATTTTATTTATGCTGGGAGCAAATTAACATTTCTGTCTCTGATTACAGGTTCAGTGGAACAATTATTGGCATCGGCAGTTTGCTGGCAATGTCAAAATCTCTCTGGGCAGATTCTGACTGGAGATCTCTAAAGGtaatgacaattttttttctttgttaAATTAGTAGTGTGCTATCTGCAAATTGTGCAGAGTGATTCATTATATTTATTTTCTTTATCTTCTAAATGTTAACCTAAACTGTAATTTTTACCAGGTTCAATGGGATGAACCTTCATCCATTCTTCGTCCAGATAGAATCTCACCATGGGAAGTGGAGCCCCTGGATGCAGCTAATCCACAATCCCCTCAACCTCCATTAAGGACTAAGCGTCCACGACCCCCAGCTTCACCTTGTATGGTTTCAGAACTGCCTTCAGGTTTTGGTAAGGAGTCCCTTAATACTTGTTATGAAATATGGTTCAGCTTCTAGAATGCTCAGTTCATGGATACCATAAGCATTCTTGGATATGAATACAATGTGCTCTCCTACTGTATTTGAGTTCTTGTGGCATTCATGTTAGGACTCTGGAAATCTCCAACTGAATCATCCCGTACACTCTCATTTTCGGAACCTCAACGGGCTCGAGAGTTATTTCCTTCAATTCCCACGTcaaccttctcatcttcatcaaacgTCAGTTTCAATTCAAAGAATGAGCCATCCATGCTAACAAGTCAGTTCTACTGGTCAGCAAGGGATACAAGAGCTGACTCCTGCGCTGCTAGCACCAACAGAGTCATTGTTGAAAAGAAGCAAGAGCCAAGTTCTGGTGGTTGC from Miscanthus floridulus cultivar M001 chromosome 11, ASM1932011v1, whole genome shotgun sequence includes these protein-coding regions:
- the LOC136490614 gene encoding auxin response factor 9-like — translated: MAAAMDAPNPGAAAGSGGMPSDALYRELWHACAGPLVTVPRQGERVYYFPQGHMEQLEASTHQQLDQYLPMFNLPPKILCSVVNVELRAEADSDEVYAQIMLHPEADQNELTSLDPEPKEPEKCTAHSFCKTLTASDTSTHGGFSVLRRHAEECLPQLDMSQNPPCQELVAKDLHGTEWHFRHIFRGQPKRHLLTTGWSVFVSSKRLVAGDAFIFMRGENGELRVGVRRLMRQVNSMPSSVISSHSMHLGVLATASHAISTGTLFSVFYKPRTSRSDFIVSVNKYLEAKKQKISVGMRFKMRFEGDEAPERRFSGTIIGIGSLLAMSKSLWADSDWRSLKVQWDEPSSILRPDRISPWEVEPLDAANPQSPQPPLRTKRPRPPASPCMVSELPSGFGLWKSPTESSRTLSFSEPQRARELFPSIPTSTFSSSSNVSFNSKNEPSMLTSQFYWSARDTRADSCAASTNRVIVEKKQEPSSGGCRLFGIDICSAEEEVLPVVTAPGVGYEQTAASVELNSDKLSQPSDVNNSDAPAASSEGSPLESQSRQVRSCTKVIMQGMAVGRAVDLTKLSGYSDLCQKLEEMFDIHGELGSTLKKWRVIFTDDEDDMMLVGDDPWDEFCRMVKRIYIYTYEEAKRLTSKSKLPVSSDSSKLSTVNSLSK